From the Colletotrichum lupini chromosome 10, complete sequence genome, one window contains:
- a CDS encoding polyubiquitin — translation MSQTPLIMMVFGDRRRLTARPETYHQLMDDARNAFGSKAVNLTVHCTSKSREPEFELDQSAYRAVEDGWVLRLEPKAAPIIKLELTGETFSLRISPAATVEELETAVEARVGIYPEEYDIIFNGLQLDYDETLERHSITDNDTLNLIRTGLNRQSTSYYHPA, via the exons ATGTCTCAAACTCCCTTGATCATGATGGTCTTCGGAGACCGCCGTCGTCTCACCGCCCGTCCAGAAACCTACCATCAACTCATGGATGACGCTCGGAATGCCTTTGGCAGCAAAGCCGTCAACTTGACTGTTCATTGCACTTCGAAGTCTAGAGAACCGGAGTTTGAACTTGATCAGTCAGCATACAGAGCGGTCGAGGACGGTTGGGTCCTTCGCTTGGAGCCAAAGGCTGCTCCGATCATCAAGCTCGAGT TGACTGGCGAAACCTTTTCGTTGAGGATCTCACCAGCCGCCACCGTCGAAGAACTCGAAACTGCTGTAGAGGCCAGAGTGGGTATATACCCTGAAGAATATGACATCATTTTCAATGGCCTGCAATTAGACTATGACGAAACATTGGAGAGGCACTCTATCACCGACAACGACACTCTCAATTTGATTCGTACGGGGCTCAATCGGCAATCTACCTCTTATTACCATCCCGCTTGA